In Bacillus sp. NP247, one DNA window encodes the following:
- a CDS encoding ABC transporter ATP-binding protein, which produces MTKPVVDVKNVQKVYGKKGENQSHALKGVSFSIQEGEFVGIMGPSGSGKTTLLNVISTLDKATGGVVEIAGTDITKMKQGELSDFRSQKLGFIFQDFNLLENLSIYENIALPLSLQGVPSRNIGPKVEKVADMLGISEILQKYPTEVSGGQKQRSAAARALVHEPAIILGDEPTGALDSKNAASLLDAMTNLNEEQGVSIMMVTHDPYSASYCQRILFIQDGELYKEIHRGGTREEFYKEILDVLADLGTQKA; this is translated from the coding sequence ATGACGAAACCAGTTGTAGACGTGAAAAACGTTCAAAAAGTGTACGGTAAAAAAGGTGAGAACCAATCACACGCGTTAAAAGGTGTTTCATTCTCAATTCAAGAGGGTGAGTTTGTTGGCATTATGGGACCTTCTGGTTCTGGTAAAACGACATTGTTAAATGTAATTTCAACGCTTGATAAGGCGACAGGTGGCGTTGTTGAAATTGCAGGAACGGATATTACGAAAATGAAGCAAGGTGAGCTTTCTGATTTCCGCTCACAAAAGTTAGGATTCATCTTCCAAGACTTCAACTTATTAGAGAACTTATCTATTTATGAGAACATTGCACTTCCACTTTCACTTCAAGGTGTCCCATCACGTAATATTGGTCCGAAAGTAGAGAAAGTAGCGGATATGTTAGGAATTTCAGAAATACTTCAAAAGTATCCAACTGAAGTATCTGGAGGACAGAAACAGCGTTCGGCAGCAGCGCGTGCACTTGTGCATGAGCCTGCAATTATTTTAGGGGACGAGCCAACAGGAGCTCTTGATTCTAAAAATGCAGCAAGTTTACTTGATGCGATGACAAACTTAAATGAAGAACAAGGCGTATCTATTATGATGGTTACGCATGATCCATATAGTGCAAGTTACTGTCAGCGTATTTTATTCATTCAAGATGGTGAGCTATATAAAGAAATTCATCGCGGTGGTACACGTGAAGAGTTTTATAAAGAAATTTTAGATGTGCTTGCAGACTTAGGCACACAAAAAGCGTAA
- a CDS encoding alpha/beta hydrolase, with amino-acid sequence MWNYEAEEAKAVIIIVHGAMEYHGRYEAVAEMWNHIGYHVVMGDLPAHGTTSRNRGHIDSFDEYIEEIKLWVKEARKYRLPIFLFGHSMGGLVVIRMMQETKREDIDGIVLSSPCLGVLAAPSAPIRAASKILNVVAPKLQFATNLTVEMSTRNHEVRDAMENDSLFLRKVSVRWYSELIKSIEIAHEKIVDFPDVPLLLMQACEDKLVDKTRVRTWFDNVKMNDKAYKEWPNCYHELLNEYERDEILNYIQSFTEIHINNIVKTNK; translated from the coding sequence ATGTGGAACTATGAAGCGGAGGAAGCGAAAGCCGTCATTATTATAGTGCATGGTGCTATGGAATATCATGGGCGTTATGAAGCAGTTGCAGAAATGTGGAATCATATCGGTTATCACGTCGTTATGGGGGATCTTCCAGCACACGGAACAACTTCAAGAAATAGAGGACATATCGATTCATTTGATGAATACATAGAGGAAATAAAGTTATGGGTGAAAGAAGCAAGAAAATATAGATTGCCTATTTTTTTATTTGGTCATAGTATGGGAGGACTTGTCGTTATTCGTATGATGCAAGAAACGAAAAGAGAGGACATAGATGGGATTGTATTAAGCTCGCCTTGTTTAGGAGTATTGGCTGCACCTTCCGCTCCGATTCGTGCTGCTTCAAAAATATTAAATGTCGTTGCTCCAAAATTGCAATTTGCAACGAATCTTACTGTAGAAATGTCAACGCGGAATCATGAGGTTAGAGATGCGATGGAGAATGATTCATTGTTCTTGCGCAAAGTATCAGTGCGTTGGTATAGTGAATTAATTAAGTCTATCGAGATTGCTCATGAGAAAATAGTTGATTTTCCAGATGTTCCGCTCTTGCTAATGCAGGCATGTGAGGATAAACTTGTAGATAAAACACGTGTCCGTACATGGTTTGATAATGTTAAAATGAATGATAAGGCGTATAAAGAATGGCCGAATTGTTATCATGAGTTATTAAATGAGTATGAGCGTGATGAAATTTTGAATTATATTCAGTCATTTACTGAAATTCATATCAATAATATAGTAAAAACAAACAAATAA
- a CDS encoding TIGR01212 family radical SAM protein (This family includes YhcC from E. coli K-12, an uncharacterized radical SAM protein.) — protein sequence MKVQNPFPYTNDNKRYHTWNYHLRNEFGEKIFKVSLDAGFDCPNRDGTVAYGGCTFCSAAGSGDFAGDRRDDVITQYHEMKEKMRSKWKDGKCIAYFQAYTNTHAPLEVLKEKFEPLLAEKDVVGLSIATRPDCLPDDVVEYLADLNKRTYLWVELGLQTVHERTANLINRAHDYPSYVEGVNKLRKHGIRVCSHIINGLPLEDYDMMMETTREVAKLDVQGIKIHLLHLLKGTPMVKQYEKGQLEFLSLEDYVSLVVDQLEIIPEDVIVHRITGDGPPDLMIGPMWSLNKWEVLNSIDAEFVRRGSWQGKYANEEKQK from the coding sequence ATGAAGGTTCAAAACCCTTTTCCATATACAAACGACAATAAACGTTATCATACATGGAATTATCACTTACGAAATGAATTTGGTGAAAAAATCTTTAAAGTTTCATTAGATGCTGGCTTTGATTGCCCGAACCGTGACGGTACAGTTGCTTACGGCGGCTGCACGTTTTGTAGTGCTGCTGGATCTGGTGACTTCGCTGGCGATCGCCGCGATGATGTTATAACGCAATATCATGAAATGAAAGAAAAAATGCGCTCAAAGTGGAAAGATGGAAAATGTATCGCTTATTTCCAAGCATACACAAATACACACGCACCACTTGAAGTGTTAAAAGAAAAATTCGAACCGCTTCTAGCAGAAAAAGACGTTGTCGGTCTTTCTATCGCAACTCGTCCAGATTGCTTACCAGACGATGTTGTTGAATATTTAGCGGACTTAAATAAACGCACGTACCTTTGGGTTGAACTCGGACTACAAACTGTTCATGAACGTACTGCAAATCTTATTAATCGCGCTCACGATTATCCATCATATGTAGAAGGTGTAAATAAATTACGCAAGCACGGCATTAGAGTTTGCTCTCATATTATTAACGGTCTGCCCCTTGAAGATTACGACATGATGATGGAAACAACTCGTGAAGTTGCAAAACTTGACGTACAAGGAATTAAAATTCATTTACTTCATTTATTAAAAGGAACGCCAATGGTAAAGCAATATGAAAAAGGACAATTAGAATTCCTTTCTCTTGAAGATTACGTAAGTCTCGTTGTTGACCAACTTGAGATTATTCCAGAAGACGTAATTGTGCACCGCATCACAGGTGACGGTCCACCTGATTTAATGATCGGCCCAATGTGGAGCTTAAATAAATGGGAAGTATTAAATTCCATCGATGCAGAATTTGTACGCCGCGGAAGCTGGCAAGGAAAATATGCAAATGAGGAGAAACAAAAATGA
- a CDS encoding aspartate/glutamate racemase family protein produces MIGILAGMGPKSTGPFVDTVVAGCQQIYGAKHDMDFPHMMIYSCPTPFYMDRPIDHEAMKKAIIEGAQKLESTGVDFIAMPCNTAHLYFEELQRSITIPILNIVDETLKAIPENTKRVAIIATEATVQAGIYQDGIAKRNIEYVHNEQWQEMINQIISCIKGGEIEEARKLWSVLVLQLKDEVDTAIIACTDLNVVVSEDFVDSAQCLAKAVVRMYASNIKRSS; encoded by the coding sequence ATGATCGGAATACTAGCAGGAATGGGACCAAAATCAACTGGGCCATTCGTCGATACAGTTGTAGCAGGGTGCCAACAAATATATGGAGCAAAGCATGATATGGACTTTCCTCATATGATGATTTACTCTTGCCCAACACCGTTTTACATGGATCGCCCTATTGATCACGAGGCGATGAAAAAAGCGATTATTGAAGGAGCACAAAAACTTGAAAGTACTGGTGTAGACTTTATCGCTATGCCTTGCAATACAGCGCATCTTTATTTCGAGGAATTACAGCGTTCTATTACCATTCCTATTTTGAATATAGTCGATGAGACGTTAAAAGCAATTCCTGAAAATACAAAAAGAGTCGCTATTATCGCAACAGAAGCGACTGTTCAAGCAGGTATTTATCAAGATGGGATTGCAAAACGTAATATAGAGTACGTTCATAATGAACAATGGCAAGAAATGATTAATCAAATTATTTCTTGTATTAAAGGCGGAGAAATTGAGGAAGCTCGCAAATTATGGAGTGTGCTCGTTTTACAGTTAAAAGACGAAGTAGATACCGCTATTATCGCATGTACCGATTTGAATGTGGTGGTGAGTGAGGACTTTGTTGATTCCGCTCAATGTCTTGCGAAAGCAGTTGTTAGGATGTATGCATCAAATATAAAAAGGTCTTCATAA
- a CDS encoding DUF418 domain-containing protein, protein MGNNITNKRIDELDYIRGFALLGIILVNILALLNIKIPDPNTVDASYQRFLYLFVEGRFFSIFSFLFGVGFYIFISRAIAKGKNGYVLFLRRVVALFIFGYIHQMFQPGEALTLYAIYGLIVLPFYKAKKEVNLVIGLILTITFSVLAAKEFLPLGLILLGLAAGQYRVFENLSTKIKQVAIFTGVMFVLSVVAVWYQYGHVPAEPFINMILENEDGTVDAAMQFLKIGVTVGPIISAFYVGALILLLQLKSVQILLAPLKYYGRMALTNYIGQTAMILIAGSVFNFAGNLTYMQTLYVCIAIYAIQIVFSVIWMKIFKMGPLEWIWRVITYWTVTPLKK, encoded by the coding sequence ATGGGGAACAATATTACAAACAAACGAATTGATGAGTTAGATTACATTCGTGGCTTCGCATTACTGGGGATTATTTTAGTAAATATTCTTGCACTACTTAATATTAAAATTCCAGATCCTAATACAGTGGATGCGAGTTATCAAAGATTTCTATACTTATTTGTAGAAGGTCGTTTCTTCTCAATCTTTTCCTTCTTATTTGGAGTAGGATTCTATATCTTTATTTCAAGAGCGATTGCAAAAGGGAAAAATGGCTATGTTTTATTTTTACGCCGTGTAGTTGCGCTATTTATTTTTGGCTACATTCATCAAATGTTTCAACCCGGAGAAGCGTTAACGCTATATGCAATTTACGGGTTAATCGTTTTACCGTTTTATAAAGCGAAAAAAGAAGTGAACTTAGTAATCGGTCTTATTTTGACAATTACCTTTAGTGTACTTGCTGCGAAAGAATTTTTACCGCTAGGTTTAATTTTATTAGGTCTTGCTGCAGGACAATATCGTGTATTTGAAAATCTTTCAACGAAAATAAAACAAGTTGCTATTTTTACAGGCGTTATGTTTGTTTTAAGTGTGGTAGCTGTATGGTATCAATATGGGCATGTTCCTGCTGAGCCATTTATAAATATGATACTTGAGAATGAGGATGGGACAGTTGATGCCGCAATGCAGTTCTTAAAAATTGGTGTTACAGTTGGACCAATCATTTCAGCTTTCTATGTTGGAGCATTAATTTTACTACTTCAATTAAAATCAGTTCAAATATTGTTAGCGCCACTGAAATACTACGGTCGTATGGCTTTAACAAATTATATCGGACAAACTGCAATGATTTTAATTGCAGGAAGTGTATTTAACTTTGCAGGAAACTTAACGTACATGCAGACGTTATACGTATGTATTGCAATTTACGCAATTCAAATTGTGTTTAGCGTAATTTGGATGAAAATCTTTAAAATGGGTCCACTAGAATGGATTTGGCGTGTTATTACGTATTGGACGGTAACACCTTTAAAGAAATAA
- a CDS encoding phosphatase PAP2 family protein — translation MKVSGLYKIECYIFKGINRYFDQKTLNIFFSNITHIGGATFSIALTLFFLIFATGNLHQAAIATAISLTISHIPVQILKRWYPRKRPYLTIQDAKYPVHPLKDHSFPSGHTTAVFSVLIPFICYNPSLLAFLFPLALCVGISRIYLGLHYPSDVFVGMCLGTCSGIISFYQLIPLM, via the coding sequence ATGAAGGTCAGTGGACTATATAAAATAGAATGTTACATTTTCAAAGGAATTAATCGCTACTTTGATCAAAAAACATTAAACATCTTTTTCAGCAATATTACCCATATCGGTGGTGCTACCTTCTCCATTGCACTCACACTTTTCTTTTTAATTTTCGCAACAGGGAATTTGCATCAAGCTGCAATTGCAACTGCTATTTCTTTAACAATTAGCCATATTCCTGTGCAAATATTAAAAAGATGGTATCCACGAAAACGTCCTTATTTGACAATTCAGGATGCGAAATATCCAGTACATCCATTAAAAGATCATTCTTTTCCATCCGGACATACAACGGCTGTTTTCTCTGTCCTCATTCCATTTATTTGCTATAATCCAAGCTTGCTTGCTTTTCTATTCCCACTAGCGCTATGCGTCGGTATTTCCCGTATTTATTTAGGGCTTCATTATCCGTCAGATGTATTTGTAGGCATGTGCCTTGGCACTTGCTCTGGCATCATCTCTTTTTATCAACTCATTCCACTCATGTAA
- a CDS encoding tetraprenyl-beta-curcumene synthase family protein: MNVPSNPITLMAKVYRDVFPVVHHELAMWKERAYHIPNDELHSQAIASIENKTFHCEGGGILALLANEHREECIRFIVAYQTISDYLDNLCDRSTSLDPKDFAALHESMVMALSPEVEGGGNYYRYRDDQDDGGYLDELVETCQDVLKKTKHYDKIAPVLHELACYYCDLQIHKHVKLEEREPRLKTWFEAHKENLPQMSWFEFSACAGSTLGIFCLVAYAFHDELHDEDIAKIRQGYFPYVQGLHILLDYFIDQEEDRIGGDLNFCSYYENEQAILDRMKHFVEEAEKSIGDLPHAKFHRLISRGLLGIYLSDQKVSAQKNMHKMARRIVKYGGLTSRFFYWNGKMYRKKMAQ, from the coding sequence GTGAACGTACCGAGTAATCCCATAACGCTCATGGCGAAAGTATACCGTGATGTGTTTCCGGTTGTACACCATGAGCTAGCGATGTGGAAAGAGCGTGCCTACCATATTCCGAATGACGAGCTTCATAGTCAGGCAATCGCAAGTATTGAGAATAAAACGTTTCATTGCGAGGGCGGTGGCATTTTAGCGCTGCTAGCAAATGAACATCGAGAGGAATGTATTCGTTTTATCGTAGCTTATCAAACGATTAGCGACTATTTGGATAATTTATGTGACCGTAGTACATCACTTGATCCGAAAGACTTTGCGGCTCTTCATGAGTCGATGGTAATGGCATTAAGTCCTGAAGTTGAAGGAGGCGGTAATTATTATCGTTATCGTGATGATCAAGATGATGGTGGTTATTTAGATGAGCTCGTTGAAACATGCCAAGATGTTTTAAAGAAAACGAAGCATTATGATAAAATTGCTCCTGTTCTTCATGAGCTTGCTTGTTATTATTGTGATTTGCAAATTCATAAACACGTGAAATTAGAAGAAAGAGAACCACGTCTGAAAACATGGTTTGAAGCGCATAAAGAAAACTTACCACAGATGAGTTGGTTTGAGTTTTCAGCATGTGCAGGTTCTACGCTTGGAATTTTCTGTCTTGTAGCATATGCATTTCATGATGAATTACATGATGAAGATATTGCGAAAATTAGACAAGGATACTTTCCTTACGTTCAAGGACTTCACATCTTACTTGATTATTTCATCGATCAAGAAGAAGATCGTATAGGCGGGGATTTGAATTTCTGTAGTTATTACGAAAACGAGCAAGCTATATTAGATCGTATGAAACATTTTGTAGAAGAAGCAGAGAAGAGTATTGGTGATTTACCTCATGCGAAGTTTCATCGTCTCATAAGCCGAGGATTACTTGGTATTTATTTATCAGACCAAAAAGTGTCAGCACAAAAGAATATGCACAAAATGGCACGGCGCATTGTAAAATACGGAGGGCTCACTTCACGATTCTTCTACTGGAACGGGAAGATGTACCGAAAGAAAATGGCGCAGTGA
- a CDS encoding PepSY domain-containing protein, whose translation MKQNRSLHYIFWRWHFYAGLFITPLLITLSLSGIGYLFREEVEDFIYKDLYFGKSAQTETISMSESISLTEKKYPHYSVAKISEFNGDYNTRLTIANEYTGTQKYVYLDSNNQIAGDQNADETFANIMRELHSSLLVGGTVVNYLVELAACWTIFLIVTGLYMSIRQFKNTPASNKREKAKRRHSIIGIIFTIPLVLLVASGLPWSGFMGNQIYKIASSNESLGYPKLYMAPPESKVKELPWATRKEAPPESNSNEPKAISVDELQKGIEIKKPYVISLPTDPKGVFTVSKSSGSGITGMHVAPNEEITAYFDQYSGELISKTDYRDYGLFAQWFTYGIPLHEGHLFGWPNKILCLLTTLSLLLLIYYGIKMWLARKPKGKLAAPPKQKDKKSLFAFIIIMVILGAVMPLFGLSVLVIFAIELLIYVFSKIRS comes from the coding sequence ATGAAACAAAATCGTTCGCTTCATTACATTTTTTGGCGTTGGCATTTTTATGCTGGGCTTTTTATTACGCCGCTTCTTATTACTTTGTCACTGAGCGGAATTGGGTATTTATTTCGGGAAGAAGTTGAGGATTTTATCTATAAAGATTTATATTTTGGGAAGAGCGCCCAAACAGAAACGATTTCGATGTCTGAGTCTATTTCATTAACAGAGAAAAAATATCCGCATTATAGTGTGGCGAAAATTAGTGAGTTTAATGGGGATTATAATACGAGACTTACAATCGCAAATGAATATACAGGAACGCAGAAATATGTTTATTTAGACAGCAACAACCAAATTGCTGGGGATCAAAATGCAGATGAAACGTTCGCAAATATTATGCGAGAATTACATAGTTCCCTTTTAGTTGGTGGAACTGTCGTCAACTATTTAGTAGAACTTGCAGCGTGCTGGACAATCTTTTTAATTGTGACTGGGTTGTATATGAGTATACGCCAATTCAAGAACACACCAGCATCCAATAAGCGAGAAAAGGCAAAACGACGTCATTCTATTATCGGTATTATATTTACAATTCCTCTCGTTTTGTTAGTCGCATCTGGATTGCCGTGGTCAGGGTTTATGGGTAACCAAATTTATAAAATTGCATCGTCGAATGAATCGCTCGGATATCCAAAGTTGTATATGGCACCGCCTGAATCGAAGGTAAAAGAATTGCCGTGGGCAACAAGAAAAGAAGCTCCTCCTGAATCTAATTCAAATGAGCCAAAAGCAATTTCAGTTGATGAATTGCAAAAAGGAATTGAAATAAAGAAGCCATACGTTATCTCACTACCGACTGATCCAAAAGGTGTATTCACTGTTTCTAAATCGAGCGGTTCTGGTATTACAGGTATGCACGTAGCACCAAATGAAGAAATAACAGCTTACTTTGATCAATATAGCGGAGAACTAATTTCAAAAACGGACTATCGTGATTATGGATTATTTGCACAATGGTTCACTTACGGTATCCCGCTTCACGAAGGACATTTATTCGGTTGGCCTAATAAAATATTATGCTTACTAACAACGCTATCTTTATTACTTCTCATTTATTACGGAATAAAAATGTGGTTAGCAAGAAAACCGAAAGGCAAATTAGCAGCACCTCCAAAGCAAAAAGATAAGAAGAGCTTATTCGCTTTCATTATCATTATGGTTATACTAGGTGCTGTCATGCCTTTATTCGGACTATCTGTTTTAGTTATTTTCGCGATTGAACTTCTTATATATGTATTTTCAAAAATACGATCATAA
- a CDS encoding gamma carbonic anhydrase family protein: protein MIYPYKEKNPKIASSAFIADYVTITGDVTIGDESSIWFNTVIRGDVSPTIIGNRVNVQDQCTLHQSPQYPLILEDDVTVGHQVILHSCKIEKDALIGMGSIILDGAEIGEGAFIGAGSLVSQGKKIPPNTLAFGRPAKVIRELTEEDRRDMERIRTQYVEKGQYYKSLQK, encoded by the coding sequence ATGATATATCCTTACAAAGAAAAAAATCCGAAAATTGCGAGTAGTGCTTTTATCGCTGACTATGTTACCATTACAGGCGATGTGACAATTGGCGACGAATCTAGCATTTGGTTTAATACAGTCATCCGCGGTGATGTATCACCAACGATAATTGGAAATAGAGTAAATGTACAAGATCAATGTACACTTCACCAAAGCCCCCAGTATCCTCTTATTTTAGAAGATGATGTTACCGTTGGGCATCAAGTTATTTTACATAGCTGCAAAATTGAAAAAGATGCTTTAATTGGAATGGGATCCATTATATTAGATGGTGCTGAAATTGGTGAAGGAGCTTTCATCGGTGCTGGTAGTCTCGTTTCACAAGGAAAGAAAATCCCTCCTAATACGTTAGCTTTCGGTCGTCCTGCTAAGGTCATTCGTGAATTAACAGAAGAAGACCGTAGAGATATGGAACGTATCCGCACACAATACGTTGAAAAAGGACAATATTATAAATCGTTACAAAAATGA
- a CDS encoding YtzC family protein: MAERQSLESYITQAEQAVEYAKEQLDLGTRQEHYNTMEYSDAQLQLEQAYNDLQTMQQHANDEQREQLNRARMAIRQLQHQMIITPH, from the coding sequence ATGGCAGAGCGTCAATCACTTGAATCGTATATTACACAAGCGGAACAAGCGGTGGAATATGCGAAAGAACAATTAGACCTTGGCACGAGACAAGAGCATTACAATACGATGGAGTATTCAGATGCGCAGTTGCAATTAGAGCAAGCATATAATGATTTACAAACGATGCAACAACATGCGAATGATGAGCAACGTGAGCAGTTAAATAGAGCACGTATGGCAATTCGCCAACTGCAACATCAAATGATTATTACACCGCACTAA
- a CDS encoding molybdenum cofactor guanylyltransferase yields MKVAGIVLAGGQSSRFGEPKALVIWKGTTFIEHIVQVMESILQDVVVISHIDIKERIEQLVQVPVIEDIPHYKGNGPLAGIVSGMEYIEADWYAIMPCDAPNVSHEWFTILLEQTSDEYDAVVPIINGRKQPLLAAYHNRVKEKIYALLQDEKRSMGQLLSQCNVKYISGEDVQANADWFMNVNTKEEYVQAQKDLSNE; encoded by the coding sequence ATGAAAGTTGCAGGAATTGTATTAGCCGGCGGACAGTCTAGTCGTTTTGGAGAGCCGAAAGCATTGGTGATTTGGAAGGGAACTACTTTTATTGAGCATATTGTGCAAGTAATGGAAAGTATTTTGCAAGATGTTGTTGTTATTAGTCATATTGATATAAAAGAGAGAATAGAGCAATTAGTACAAGTTCCTGTTATAGAAGATATTCCGCATTATAAAGGAAACGGGCCACTTGCTGGAATTGTATCAGGCATGGAATACATAGAAGCAGATTGGTACGCTATTATGCCTTGCGATGCGCCAAACGTTTCGCATGAATGGTTTACTATTTTATTAGAGCAAACGAGCGATGAATATGATGCAGTCGTACCTATTATTAATGGAAGAAAACAACCGTTACTTGCAGCGTATCATAACCGTGTGAAAGAAAAGATTTATGCTTTGCTACAGGATGAAAAAAGAAGTATGGGGCAACTTTTATCACAATGTAATGTGAAGTATATCTCTGGAGAAGATGTACAAGCGAATGCGGATTGGTTTATGAATGTGAATACGAAAGAAGAATATGTGCAGGCTCAAAAAGACCTTTCAAATGAATGA
- a CDS encoding glycosyltransferase family 1 protein → MRVAIFTDTFTPQVNGVAKTLERLTKYFQRENIAYSVFAPQHTAEDNFVANVNKMRSIPLTILYPECRFSFPTPRIKRELLAFKPDIIHIATPFNMGLCGLYYAKKLNIPVVGSYHTDFDAYLRYYKIEFLSNMLWNYLSWFHSHMQKNFVPSPETLHQLKKKGFQALYIWGRGVDCTLFHPTYNKDLFRKKYNITAKYILSYVGRLAPEKDIDTLQDLIVKTTHARSDIHWLIAGDGPLAKTLRENVPKTNVTFTGYLQGEDLAEAYASSDLMVFPSATETFGNVVLESLACGTPVIGANSGGVKNIIIDGKTGVLCLPKNADSFLSSIYSLLQNEEQLMQMGIVASSYANSKSWDEIFRGLLDQYDEVLQHTASELLA, encoded by the coding sequence ATGAGAGTCGCCATTTTTACCGATACATTTACACCACAAGTCAACGGTGTGGCGAAAACTTTGGAACGTTTAACTAAATATTTTCAAAGAGAAAATATCGCCTATTCTGTTTTCGCCCCCCAGCATACGGCAGAAGATAATTTCGTAGCGAATGTGAACAAAATGAGAAGTATCCCGTTAACAATATTATATCCAGAATGTCGCTTTTCTTTTCCTACTCCTCGTATTAAACGGGAACTTCTTGCCTTTAAACCTGATATCATTCACATTGCCACACCTTTCAACATGGGACTTTGTGGATTGTATTATGCAAAAAAGTTGAACATCCCTGTTGTCGGTTCTTATCATACTGATTTCGACGCCTATTTACGCTATTACAAAATCGAATTCCTCTCTAACATGCTATGGAACTATTTAAGTTGGTTTCATAGTCATATGCAAAAAAACTTTGTTCCTTCTCCTGAAACATTACATCAATTAAAGAAAAAAGGATTTCAGGCCCTCTATATTTGGGGACGTGGTGTAGATTGCACTCTCTTTCATCCAACTTACAATAAAGACCTATTCCGAAAAAAATATAATATTACAGCGAAATATATTCTTTCCTACGTCGGACGCCTTGCTCCTGAAAAAGATATTGATACATTGCAAGATCTTATTGTTAAAACTACACATGCTCGGAGCGATATTCATTGGCTCATCGCTGGAGACGGTCCTCTTGCAAAAACTTTGCGTGAAAATGTGCCAAAAACAAATGTAACCTTTACTGGATATTTACAAGGTGAGGATTTAGCTGAAGCTTATGCTTCTTCCGACTTAATGGTATTTCCATCAGCTACTGAAACATTTGGGAACGTCGTACTTGAATCACTGGCATGTGGTACACCTGTCATTGGTGCAAATAGTGGTGGGGTTAAAAATATTATTATAGATGGAAAAACTGGAGTTCTTTGTCTGCCCAAAAATGCGGATTCATTTCTATCCTCCATTTATTCTTTATTGCAAAACGAAGAGCAACTTATGCAAATGGGAATAGTGGCTTCGTCTTATGCAAATTCAAAAAGCTGGGATGAGATCTTCCGTGGCTTACTTGACCAATATGACGAAGTCCTTCAGCACACCGCATCAGAGTTACTTGCTTAA
- a CDS encoding class I SAM-dependent methyltransferase: MKLERVLPFARSLLQTAVKEGDYAVDATLGNGHDTCFLAEIVGDNGKVFGFDIQKEAIESSTIRLKEKDLFERTILVHDSHDTLLSVLPEDARGKVTGAIFNLGYLPGGDKHIVTKPNSTISAIEQLLGVMAPEGIIVLVIYHGHPEGQVERDAVLKFAEELDQKQAHVLRYGFINQQNNPPFIVAIEKR, from the coding sequence ATGAAATTAGAACGTGTATTACCGTTTGCTCGCTCGCTTCTGCAAACGGCAGTTAAAGAAGGCGATTACGCTGTAGATGCAACACTCGGCAATGGACATGACACTTGCTTCCTAGCTGAAATCGTTGGAGATAATGGAAAAGTATTTGGATTTGATATTCAAAAAGAAGCAATTGAAAGTTCTACTATCCGCCTAAAAGAAAAAGACCTTTTCGAACGCACTATTTTAGTTCACGATAGTCACGATACACTTTTATCCGTATTACCAGAAGATGCAAGGGGAAAAGTAACAGGAGCCATCTTCAACTTAGGTTACCTTCCTGGCGGTGACAAACATATCGTCACAAAACCGAACTCAACAATCTCGGCTATCGAACAATTACTAGGCGTAATGGCACCAGAAGGTATCATCGTCCTTGTTATTTACCACGGACATCCAGAAGGACAAGTAGAACGCGACGCTGTGCTCAAATTTGCAGAAGAACTAGACCAAAAACAAGCTCACGTACTGCGATACGGCTTCATTAACCAACAAAATAACCCGCCATTTATTGTGGCGATTGAGAAACGATAA